The DNA segment AGCCGAATGAACATCAGCATATCCAGGAACTTGGTGGGATCACTCATCAGTACTTGAGCCACAGGGATGAGGTAGGACCTCCACTGGTTCAGATCAGACAGATGTTCGGCTCCAAGCTGTGCTGTCACCGGCTTGAGGAAAAGGCCGTAAGTGAGACGTGTCCAGTGGATCTGATGTTTCAGCGACGAGAGATTCATCTCGGTGACATTGAGGTCATACCCACCCCTGGTCACACCGACGGAAGCACGTGCTTCCTCTTCAAGTCACCCCACGGAAAAACGTATCTTTTTACAGGAGATACAATTTTCCCAAGTAACAACTCGTGGGAAACATATGTGATGCCTGAGGCGGGTGGGAGTAAGTCTGACTTGATAGACAGCCTCAAGCTCCTCCGCCGCTTGGAGCCAGACGTTGTCATTTCCAGTGCATCGGTTGGCCATATTCCGTTCAAGGAGATGGCGCCCGGTGAGTGGCAAGAAGTGGTGGACCAGACGCTGGGCTCATTGTCGTGAACCCATGTCGGGCACTACACACTGCCGCCCAACAAAACGCTCCAGCCGACCCGCTGAATGCGGCGGCTGAGCTTGGCGTTGGGCACACACATAGATCGTTGCTAGAATTCATGAGTGCCGAAGCTGACCATTTCCTAGTTGCGCGACCTTATTCGCTCACTGAACTATGTGGTCTCTATTCATGCCGCCGAAGAGCTAGACGATGACAACCTCACGATCCTCGATCTCGAAAACATCATCCTCACGGGTGAAATCACCGACCGCCAGCGCGACCGCCAAACCCGCGAGGTCAAGTGTGTCATCCGCGGTTTCACGCTCGATGACCCTCGAAGCAGAAACCATTGTCAAAATCGGTTCCACCGGAAGGCTTGTCGTCATTACCGTATACCTCGCCTAGCGAACGTTGCGCCTCATGTGGGCAAGCTGGGGTTCAACTTCGTGAGGTCACCCGTAGTTTTGGTCAGGGTCCTAAACTTCTCGTGATAGCATCCCGATATGGTCATGTCCCCATTGCGGTGAGTCGTATTTCACGGCTCAAACCATGCACGAGATTGAGCGTATTAAGACACTTCGTAAGTCCGTAGCAGTCGCTCGCCATGTGCCGGTCGCTGTTTTCACAGGCAAAGTGCCCAACAAGGCGCTCCACCGGACGCGCCAAAAAGCGGCGCCCCGGTGAGCTTTTGTCGTTAGCCCAGCATCGTGTGGTTACGGGTAATTCAGACATCTCAATTGTCTACCGAAAGGAAACTTTTCCCATGGAACTCAGAATCCTGCTCAGCATCGCCGCGATCTACATGGCTCTCGTGGGCCTCGGCTTTATCTTTGCACCACAGGCCATCGGCATTGGCGCCGTCCCCACCGACGCCTCCGCCGCGCTGATTGCCTATCTGCGGCTTTTCGGCAGCCCCTTCCTAGGGATTGCGGTCCTTAACTGGATGGCGCGGAACGCGGAGCCGTCTACGGCGCGGAACGCCATCATCCTCGGCAACATTGTCGGATTTGGTGCTATAGCCGCCTTGGACGTGTGGGGATTATTCAGTGGCGCGCGGCAGTTGACAAAGGTGTTCGCTATCATTCATCTGCTTTTCGCCGTTGCCTTCATCTGGGTAGGGCGAATGAGCATGTCAGCCAAAGCAAGTTAGGCCATGCGGTTTCGCTGAAGGCTGGGTCCGCGAAGCGGTATTTGAATCAGCCTGCCTCGCCGGTGACCCGGCTCTATTGAAGCGCCTTGGCCCAACCAGGCGCTGCAGCCGACGCCGTGGATCGGCGTCGCCTCGCCAAGCCTTCTTGTACGGCGCGGCTGATCTTGTTTCGTTCGGCGTCAAATTGCCGTTCTCCCT comes from the Pseudomonadota bacterium genome and includes:
- a CDS encoding MBL fold metallo-hydrolase, with translation MKQIFPDLWQTNPEHPFPNLTTHGYLLVRNEGNVLFYSSGQPNEHQHIQELGGITHQYLSHRDEVGPPLVQIRQMFGSKLCCHRLEEKAVSETCPVDLMFQRREIHLGDIEVIPTPGHTDGSTCFLFKSPHGKTYLFTGDTIFPSNNSWETYVMPEAGGSKSDLIDSLKLLRRLEPDVVISSASVGHIPFKEMAPGEWQEVVDQTLGSLS